GAGGGCGCGCGCCTGGAGCGCGTCCGCTACGCCCGCCCCGAGGCGCGCGGCGAGGTCGACGCGTGGCGCGTCACGCCCGCGGAGCCGCGGGCGCGCGTGGTGGCCGCGCACGGGGCGGGGAACGACGCGCTGTATCCCCAGATCGCCCTCTTCAAAGCGCTCGTCCGCCGCGGCGTGGAGGTCTTCTCCTTCGACGCCGACGGCCACGGCGCGGCGAGCACGACCGTCTTCTCCCCCGAAGTCGTCCCTTCCGCCATTGCCGCGGCGGTGGAGGAGGCGGAGCGGGGGCGGGACGATCTTCCGCTCCACCTGCTCGGCCACTCGTTCGGCGGCTCGCTCGTGCTGCACGCGCTGGCGGCGGGCTCGGTGCCGCACGCGCAGTCGGGGATCGCCATCTCCGCGCCGGTCGGCGTCGCGCTGAATCTGCGCGTGGCGCTGGGCGAGCTGGGCGGCTTCCTGCGCGCGGCCACGCTGGGGCAGCGCGAGCACTACGGCGTGTGGGGCACCGTCCCCGCCGTCGGCCCGCTGAAGCGCCGCGCGTATCCCATCCGCGGCGCACAGGATGCGGGCGCGCCGTTCGCCTACGTCGCCGCGATCCGGCAGCTCCTCGCGCGCCTCGATCTGCCGCGGACGGCGGGGGATGTGGCCGCGCCCGTGCTCCTCGTCTACGGCACCGCGGACCGCCTCGTCCCGCCGGAGCAGGGGCGGATGCTCGCGGATCTCATCCCCAATTCCGATCTCCTCGAAGTCCCCGGCGCCACGCACTGGAGCACCGCGTTCGCGGAAGATGCCCTCGCCCGCGCGGCGGCGTGGATCGGCGCGCACCCGGCGGTGCACGCGTGAGGCTGGAGCAGGCAATCACCCGCTCCCCTGTCCGCTCCCCGGAATGGAATTCCGGGGCAACAAAAGCACAAAGTCCCTCCGGGACTGCGGCCTCCGCATCCCCGCGCGGGAGAGGCCCGGGCGCAGCCGCATTCACAAAACGCAGAGAGAGACGTCATCCTGAGGCCGCCCACACCGTGGATGCCGCCACACGAGCGGTTGCAGGCCAAAGGATCGATCCATGGCCGGGGCCGCACGTGCGTTGGCAATGCGCGACCGATCTCCCGAATCCACGTACGAGGGGTGGGAAGATTGGAAGATGAGGAGATGCGAAAGATTCCAAGGATGCGAGTGATCCCGGTATCGGAAGCACCAGAGCCGGTCATCCAAAGGGATGGCGAGGCGCGAGTCCGCGAAGGCGGACTTCGGGCCGTTGTTGCCGCGAATTCATTCGCCCTTCCCGGGCCCGCGGGAGCGCCCGCGTGACGGATCATCTCCCGCTCCACCCCCCGCGCCGGATCGACGTCCACACGCACCTGACCGGCGTGGGGACGGAGGATTCCGGCTGCTGGAGCGCGCCCAGGCTGCGCAGGCGCTTCGCGATGCGCGTGCTGCGCTGGATGCACGGCGTCACAGAGGAGCACCTGCGCACGAGCTTCGACGCCGACTGGGCGGAGCGGCTGGCGGATCGGGTGCGCGCCAGCGAGATCCACCACGCGGTGGCGCTCGGCTTCGACGGGGTGTACGACGCGCATGGGCGGTTCGACGAGGCGCTGTCGCAGATGATCGTGCCGCCCGCGTGGGTGTTCGAGGTGTGCCGCCGCCACCCGGAGCTGCTCCCCGGCCCGTCGGTGAACCCGCATCGCGCGGATGCGCTGGAGCGGCTGGAGGAGTGCGTCGAGGGCGGCGCCGTGCTCATCAAGTGGCTCCCCGCGACGCAGCGCATCGACCCCGCGGACCCCGCGATCGATCCGTTCTACGCGCGGCTGGCGGAGACCGGCATCCCCCTGCTCGTGCACAGCGGCGGGAGCGAGAACACCTTCGCGCAGGTGGACGCGCCGCTGAAGGACCTGCGCCTGCTGGAGCGCCCGCTGCGCGCGGGGGTGACGGTGATCGTGGCGCACACCGCGGCGCCGGTGCTGTACGCGCGCGACGAGGACCAGGTGCCGCTGCTGAAGGCGTGGCTGCGCGAGTTCCCGCGCCTGTGGGTGGACAACTCGGGGATCAGCAACCTGTCGCGCTTCCCGCACCTTCCGCGGTTCGCCAACGACCCGGAGCTGGTGCCGCGCACCCTCCACGGCAGCGACTGGCCGGTGCCGACGAACGCGTTCTACTACGTGCAGCAGCTCGGCCGCCGCCGCATGCTGTCGCTGGAGCGCGAGAAGAACCCCATCCAGCGCGACGTAGCCATCAAGCGCGCCCTCGGCTACCCCGACGAGGTGCTGACGCGGGCGAGCGAGGTGCTGCCGAACCTGAGGCGGTGGGTCGGATCGACGAAAGGGTGATGGGAGATGGAGATGGTTCGGTGCGAAAATGCGACTGAAGTTGCGGCTACAACGGCACACAGTCCGCCTTCGCGCCGCCTTCGCGGACTTCAACTGCGAAAAAATCTCAATCGTTGGGCAGATGAACATCATTAGAAGGGCCGCGCTGCTGGCGGCCGTTTTCGTTTCGATCGGGTGGATCCCGGCCCGCGCCCAGCTCCGGCCGCTCGACGCCTTCGACTGGCGGCTGTTCGACGGCGATGGTGTGGTGATGGGCGAGGTCGGCGGCGGGTGGATGCGCGACCAGCGGGCGTCCCTGGCGGGGACGGAGGGGACGCTGGTGGAGGCGGGCAGCTTCCGCGCATTCTGGCGCACCGGCCGCGTGGTGATCGAGGCGGGCGGCACGGTGCAGCGCTTCTTCCGCGAGGACGGCCGATTCGCGCCCGCCGACCCGGAGGTCACGCCGGACGCGGACGGGCGGCGCCACGACGCGGGCGACTACCGCATCGCCACGGCGGTGCGGCTGACGGGGGAGGGTGCGCCGGTGGTCGCCGTCCTCCGCTTCGGCACGCGCCTGCCGACCACGGACAACCGCGTGGGCCTGGACCGCGACGCCACCGACTTCTTCGCCACGCTCGGCGGCCGGGCGAGGCGCGGGCGTGTGGCGGTGCAGGCCGAGGCGGGTGTCGGCATCTTCGGCACGCGCGACCCGGACTTCGAGCAGGACGACCTGCTCGTGTACGCGCTGAAGGCGGAATACGACGGCGGCCTCGTCGCCCCCGCCGTGACGGTGCTGGGCCAGCAGGTCGGCGCCGGGCACCACGAGATCCGCGGCAACGAATCGCTCGGCGAGGTCCGCGCCGGCCTCCGCATCGGCCGCCGCGAATACCTCCGCGCCGAGATCGTGCACGGCTACACCGGCTTCTCCCCCAGCTGGGGCGTTCTCGTGAGCGCCGGTGTCGTGCGGTAGACGGCGCATCGGACGAGGATGCCATCGGGTCGCGCCGCCGTCCGATCTGCACCGATCTGATGTCCGCGAAGGCGGACTGCGTGCCGTTGTAGCCGCGAGTTCACTCGCATTTTCGCGATCTCCATCTCCGCTATTCCGCCGTTCGGCATCCAGAATGCTCGCATCTACCGAATCCGGCGGCGGGAGTTCGGTGCGATGCGGCGGCTCACGTGCGGTACCGGCTATAGATCCTTCGGCCTGCCGTCTCAGGTGTGACCGCAGGTTGTCGTGGCCGGCCTCAGGATGACGTCTTTGTGCGGTTCTGTGAGTTGATGATGATTGCCTGATCGGACCGTCGCCGGCACGAAATCTGCTTTACATCGCAAAGCACTTGACAGGCGCCGGAAACCGTCGCATCATCCGGGTACCATGGCGAAGAACATCCCGTTCCGCAGACCCCCGGAGGAGCCGCCGCTCGAGCTGCACGAGCGCGCGATGGACAACCTCCGCTTCATCCGCCAGACGATGGAGCGCGCGGGGAGCTTCACCGCCGTCTCCGGCTGGGGGCAGGTGGTGATCGGCGTCACCGGCGCGCTGGCGGCGTGGCTGGCGTCGCGCCAGAGCAGCCCCGAGAACTGGCTGGCCACGTGGGTCGTGGCCGCCGT
This DNA window, taken from Longimicrobium sp., encodes the following:
- a CDS encoding alpha/beta fold hydrolase, whose protein sequence is MPPRGCVRRLERWLAAEGARLERVRYARPEARGEVDAWRVTPAEPRARVVAAHGAGNDALYPQIALFKALVRRGVEVFSFDADGHGAASTTVFSPEVVPSAIAAAVEEAERGRDDLPLHLLGHSFGGSLVLHALAAGSVPHAQSGIAISAPVGVALNLRVALGELGGFLRAATLGQREHYGVWGTVPAVGPLKRRAYPIRGAQDAGAPFAYVAAIRQLLARLDLPRTAGDVAAPVLLVYGTADRLVPPEQGRMLADLIPNSDLLEVPGATHWSTAFAEDALARAAAWIGAHPAVHA
- a CDS encoding amidohydrolase family protein, with protein sequence MTDHLPLHPPRRIDVHTHLTGVGTEDSGCWSAPRLRRRFAMRVLRWMHGVTEEHLRTSFDADWAERLADRVRASEIHHAVALGFDGVYDAHGRFDEALSQMIVPPAWVFEVCRRHPELLPGPSVNPHRADALERLEECVEGGAVLIKWLPATQRIDPADPAIDPFYARLAETGIPLLVHSGGSENTFAQVDAPLKDLRLLERPLRAGVTVIVAHTAAPVLYARDEDQVPLLKAWLREFPRLWVDNSGISNLSRFPHLPRFANDPELVPRTLHGSDWPVPTNAFYYVQQLGRRRMLSLEREKNPIQRDVAIKRALGYPDEVLTRASEVLPNLRRWVGSTKG